In Sulfurospirillum tamanense, the genomic stretch GAAATTTTCCACCCCTTAAGCGTGGTTTTTCCATTAACGTTACATGTGAAATTTTCAAAGTGATATACAAAACGCCGTTTGATAAAAGCGATAGCACATAGGCTCTCATTCCTACCCATATCAAGTCCAAGGTTGCTCTTTTCTTTCAAATCACTCCAAAAGCTTTTCTGATTTTTACTTTGGGCTACTTCATTCCCACTAAGCTCTTGCCATCCTTCCATGAGAGAGCACTTTTGCCCTGGCTCACTAGGGGGCATGTGAGTGCGCCAATTTTTGCGTCTATCCAAGAGGTCATGAGAGGATGCATCATCACTTATAGCCCAGCTCATCTCCCAAAAGTTTTCCACTTGACGCTTCCAAATCTCTTGCGTAGGAGAGTTTTCTAAATGCGCCAAATCCCCATCCCAAACACACTGTGCAAGGGTTTGCCACGCTTTCAAGATGGCTTGTTCTACTACTTTTGGTGAGAAATCTTGAGGTACTTTTGCCTTAAAGCGGTTGGGGATATTGCCTTGTTTTGGCTTATCGGCACTCTCTCCAAGCATCGCATGAAAAAAAGCTTCATCAACCTTGGGGAATATAATCTCGCCGCCTTGCTCTTTAGTGGCAAGCATCGCTACCCCACTAAAATAACTCAGCAAAAATGACCCCGCCCAAAAGTCTCTCGTGCGCCTTGCTTGCGCTACAAAACTCTGCACAGGACCAAGGGTGAAGTGAAAATAACGGTATTCATTCATGGCAAAATCCTTGTGGCAGTTTTGTATCGGTCGAGGTAGGTTTGAATCACTCCAAAATCAACTTCGCTTGAAATGATTTTTTCACTTCCGTATTTTTCTTTAACTTTAATCTTGGCTTCGCTTGGTAAAAAATCTGCCTCAAAAAGCACGTGAACACCAATGTATTTTCCCTCCAAAGGGTGTACATGTAAACATAGTGGGGAAGTGCGTCGCAACTCGCTCTTTCCAGTAAAGGGATTAATCTCCATATTCTTCGCACTAGATGATGAAAATAAATAATTATGTGGCAAGCCAAAAACAACTCTCCGTGGAGGTTTATTATCTTTAAAATTCATACGCAACACATTGTCGTGATCATCTTTAAAATTTTGCTCTGCATTTCTTCCATTAACTTTTCCATTTTTCCCATAGCTTCGATAAAGTTGCAATTCGCTTCCAACTTTTTCTACTACCCTTAAGGGCTCATTAGCCTCAGCGATAATACGAACATCTGTCACAGAAGAAAAAGCCGAATAAGGGGGCAATGAAACGCTTGAAACATCACCGATAACTTTTTTAAGCATAGCAACATAGTCATGGTTGTTTTTGGGTGCTACAAAAATGCGCTCTTCTTTGCTAGAATCCTTAAGCACCATTTTTTCCAAAGCAACCGAACCAAAGCCTTTCCTAGCCCTTGAACCAAGTCCAC encodes the following:
- the cmr1 gene encoding type III-B CRISPR module RAMP protein Cmr1 codes for the protein MKTIEATFRVVTPMFLGGEKHEASSIRPPSIKGALRFWWRALNWQKALAKNGNDKNKALKWLHEEEARLFGAAAEEGAGGQGVFLLKVSSSNMQTIKKGDEIKSSGTQYMLGQGLWHYRDKLTREALSEGQFFDVAIAFHPKNTHLEDIDTLWDVMSLFGLLGGLGSRARKGFGSVALEKMVLKDSSKEERIFVAPKNNHDYVAMLKKVIGDVSSVSLPPYSAFSSVTDVRIIAEANEPLRVVEKVGSELQLYRSYGKNGKVNGRNAEQNFKDDHDNVLRMNFKDNKPPRRVVFGLPHNYLFSSSSAKNMEINPFTGKSELRRTSPLCLHVHPLEGKYIGVHVLFEADFLPSEAKIKVKEKYGSEKIISSEVDFGVIQTYLDRYKTATRILP